One genomic segment of Macaca fascicularis isolate 582-1 chromosome 19, T2T-MFA8v1.1 includes these proteins:
- the PALM3 gene encoding paralemmin-3, with protein MALQSQVWSLATPMPMAESSLYRQRLEVIAEKRRLQEEIRAARRELEEEKLRAERLKRKSLRERWLMDGAAAGPEPSEDPTSKDPQSPEGQAQARIRNLEDSLFTLQSQLQLLQSASTGAQHKPSDRPSWRRQGHRPLSQLIVEAGSVGQTDVKKRASLPARLVGTPPESPSEPREDVLGFLPAPRQVPGAAGDSSEANGPCPSPIPTPEQGLSQRAVPSKGRVGEAKGGGVVSVVWEGLRVTEDCATGATGPELEAKVEEVVLEAIGDRKGAGSLELPAWVKEDRGIVEVVWEGVGGSDTEATGVVGRVPEAVQSSSPRLQERLEAAASREGEDVPRGSPEGDGQGGSGGEEGSFIWVERVTLSEEWEELLVEGLEGPEVAGRERGDESPLGAEEAETGGGEETWEAEKRKAEESMRIGSEEKPGTGRDGAEMSPVVERKGGEKKLELESSGSAEKLGTEREGVEEPLGVERKVEGHLRAEKEEGEEKRGAEKEEVEEPLGVEKKGGEEEPEATEEPLEAERKGGEETLEAERKGGEETLEAERKGGEETLEAERKGGEETLEAEKRGGEESLEAEKTQGTEGDLNLEQQESREGSESQAEEVNEAGPPLEANTETRPEEEGPQPQEKPVGAPEEEGVKPQTAAEGQGPLGDATPLLAETPAPEQPAECQPLLQEEGPSANPSAHPVPTYAPARQPEPSAPTEGEEASGPKQKTCQCCAVM; from the exons ATGGCCCTGCAGAGCCAGGTGTGGTCTCTGGCCACACCCAT GCCCATGGCGGAGAGCTCCCTCTACCGGCAGCGGCTAGAAGTCATCGCT GAGAAGCGGCGGCTGCAGGAGGAGATCCGCGCCGCGCGCcgggagctggaggaggagaaaCTCCGCGCGGAGCGGCTCAAG aGGAAGTCTCTCCGGGAACGTTGGCTAATGGATGGGGCAGCTGCAGGGCCAGAGCCATCCGAGGACCCCACCTCGAAGGACCCCCAGTCGCCGGAGGGCCAGGCTCAGGCCCGAATCCGGAACCTGGAAGACAGCTTGTTCAC ACTCCAGTCCCAGCTGCAGCTGTTGCAAAGTGCTTCCACAGGTGCCCAGCACAAGCCCTCAGACAGGCCCAGCTGGCGCAGACAG GGTCACCGTCCTCTCTCCCAGCTCATTGTTGAGGCAGGTTCTGTAG GCCAGACTGATGTGAAGAAGAGAGCCTCCCTGCCGGCCAGACTAGTGGGCACGCCTCCAGAGTCCCCCTCTGAGCCCAGGGAGGATGTCTTGGGGTTTCTGCCAGCCCCGAGGCAGGTCCCCGGGGCAGCAGGGGATTCCTCAGAAGCCAatggcccctgccccagccccatccCCACTCCAGAGCAGGGGCTAAGTCAGAGGGCGGTGCCATCCAAAGGGCGGGTGGGCGAGGCCAAAGGAGGGGGCGTGGTGAGTGTGGTGTGGGAAGGGCTGAGGGTCACAGAGGACTGTGCCACAGGGGCCACGGGCCCCGagctggaggctaaggtggaggaAGTGGTGCTGGAAGCCATCGGAGACAGGAAGGGAGCTGGTAGCCTGGAGCTCCCGGCCTGGGTGAAGGAGGACAGGGGCATCGTGGAGGTGGTATGGGAGGGGGTGGGTGGCAGCGACACAGAGGCCACGGGGGTGGTAGGAAGGGTCCCTGAGGCCGTGCAGTCCAGCTCGCCTAGGCTCCAGGAGAGATTAGAGGCAGCAGCTTCCAGAGAAGGGGAAGATGTGCCCCGGGGCAGCCCTGAGGGTGACGGGCAGGGAGGTtctggaggagaggaggggtCCTTCATTTGGGTGGAAAGAGTGACCCTCAGTGAAGAGTGGGAGGAGCTGCTGGTGGAGGGGTTGGAAGGGCCTGaggtggcagggagggagagaggagatgaAAGCCCATTGggggctgaggaggctgagacgggaggaggCGAGgagacctgggaggcagagaagagaaaagcGGAAGAATCCATGAGAATAGGAAGTGAGGAAAAGCCAGGGACAGGGAGGGATGGAGCGGAGATGTCGCCTGTGgtagagaggaaaggaggggagaagaAGTTGGAACTGGAGAGCAGTGGAAGTGCAGAAAAGCTGGGAACAGAGAGGGAAGGAGTTGAGGAACCACTGGGCGTAGAGAGAAAAGTTGAGGGACATTTGAgggcagagaaagaagaaggTGAGGAAAAGCGAGgggcagagaaggaggaggtAGAAGAACCATTGGGAGTAGAGAAGAAAGGAGGTGAGGAAGAGCCAGAGGCAACCGAAGAACCactggaggcagagagaaagggaggggaggagacactggaggcagagagaaagggaggggaggagacactggaggcagagagaaagggaggggaggagacactggaggcagagagaaagggaggggaggagacacTGGAGGCAGAGAAAAGGGGAGGTGAGGAATCACTGGAGGCAGAGAAGACCCAAGGGACCGAGGGAGATCTGAATCTAGAACAACAGGAGTCTAGGGAAGGAAGTGAATCCCAGGCAGAGGAGGTGAATGAGGCAGGGCCTCCCCTTGAGGCTAACACGGAGACAAGGCCAGAGGAGGAAGGACCCCAGCCCCAGGAGAAGCCAGTAGGAGCCCCGGAGGAGGAAGGAGTGAAGCCCCAAACCGCCGCTGAGGGCCAAGGCCCCTTGGGGGATGCCACACCCCTTCTGGCAGAGACCCCAGCCCCAGAGCAGCCCGCCGAATGCCAGCCACTGCTTCAGGAGGAAGGGCCCAGCGCCAACCCCAGTGCCCACCCTGTGCCCACCTATGCGCCTGCCCGGCAGCCTGAGCCATCTGCCCCCACCGAGGGTGAAGAGGCAAGCGGCCCTAAGCAAAAGACGTGCCAGTGTTGTGCGGTCATGTGA